Proteins encoded in a region of the Candidatus Neomarinimicrobiota bacterium genome:
- the nuoH gene encoding NADH-quinone oxidoreductase subunit NuoH has translation MVDYFLEIFSGIPFLAFSPNLSFVLAATLAGLPLFLFMAVNALVAVYAERKVSAFMQDRLGPMGQGVGLHAGKWGILQTAADAVKLMTKEDIIPATADRKLFVMAPFILFIGSFLAFAALPFNEHVVAADFNIGLFYILAMGSVGVIGIILAGYSSNNKWSLYGAMRSAAQIVGYEIPAGLSLLTVIMLSGSLAFKDIVAAQTGTTLAVLPNWFIFDNPFTFVAFWLFFIAGLAEVNRTPFDLPEAESELVAGFHTEYSGMRWSFFFLTEYANMFIVAGVASLVFLGGWLSPIPGYFQGNLWGIFWFLSKASFLIFVMMWFRWTFPRLRTDQLMRLCWKFFLPASFVTIIGVGFWDLLLR, from the coding sequence ATGGTTGATTATTTTCTCGAAATATTTTCTGGAATTCCATTTCTAGCATTTTCGCCTAATCTTTCATTCGTTCTGGCTGCAACCCTAGCAGGGCTTCCCTTATTTTTATTTATGGCGGTAAATGCTCTGGTTGCTGTCTATGCAGAGCGGAAAGTATCAGCCTTCATGCAGGATAGGTTGGGACCCATGGGCCAAGGTGTAGGTCTTCATGCAGGAAAATGGGGAATTCTTCAGACTGCGGCTGATGCTGTAAAGCTTATGACAAAAGAGGATATTATCCCGGCTACAGCAGATAGAAAGCTTTTTGTGATGGCTCCTTTCATTCTTTTTATCGGTTCTTTTTTGGCTTTTGCGGCACTTCCTTTTAATGAGCATGTGGTAGCAGCTGACTTCAATATTGGTCTATTCTACATTCTTGCAATGGGGTCGGTGGGTGTCATTGGTATCATCCTTGCAGGCTACAGTTCCAACAATAAATGGTCCCTCTACGGTGCAATGCGCTCCGCGGCGCAAATTGTAGGTTATGAGATTCCGGCAGGTTTGTCGCTGCTAACTGTGATAATGCTTTCAGGAAGCCTTGCTTTTAAAGATATTGTTGCTGCACAAACAGGCACTACCCTTGCTGTATTACCGAATTGGTTCATCTTTGATAACCCTTTTACTTTTGTCGCTTTCTGGCTTTTTTTCATTGCTGGTTTAGCTGAGGTTAACCGAACGCCTTTTGATTTACCTGAAGCTGAATCGGAACTAGTGGCCGGTTTCCATACCGAATACTCAGGCATGCGCTGGTCGTTCTTCTTCCTGACAGAATATGCCAATATGTTTATTGTGGCCGGTGTTGCCTCTCTTGTTTTTCTCGGTGGCTGGCTTAGTCCCATCCCCGGTTACTTTCAAGGGAATCTCTGGGGTATTTTCTGGTTTCTGTCAAAGGCTTCTTTTCTGATTTTTGTCATGATGTGGTTTCGTTGGACGTTTCCACGGTTGCGCACAGATCAACTCATGCGTTTGTGTTGGAAGTTTTTCCTACCTGCTTCGTTCGTAACCATCATTGGTGTTGGTTTCTGGGACCTATTATTGAGGTAA
- a CDS encoding proline dehydrogenase: protein MGFLNSSLNLLLPLLPRNVLRPFAMRYVAGDTEGDALGVVYELNQLGFSATLDILGEHSKSVEEAKVITESYIRLFEVIADSSLDCNISIKLTHLGLGYDDKLAEDNLFALLETAKRIDNFLRIDMENSPYTDITLSLYEKCKSRYAGVGPVLQAYLHRSETDLKRLNGDNFNVRICKGIYREPEESAFHNREEIRENYIKLVQAGLLDEAFIGIATHDIYLIDTLETWIENQAISKDSYEFQVLYGVPMGNRLEQLLEDGHKVRYYIPFGDQWHTYAIRRFKENPKIASYIVRNFFRK, encoded by the coding sequence ATGGGATTTCTGAACAGTTCACTTAACTTGTTGCTTCCCCTTCTTCCAAGAAATGTGCTCCGTCCTTTCGCCATGCGGTACGTTGCCGGCGATACCGAAGGGGACGCACTCGGTGTGGTTTATGAACTCAATCAGCTGGGATTCTCTGCGACCCTGGACATTCTGGGTGAACATTCAAAATCGGTGGAAGAAGCCAAGGTGATTACCGAAAGTTATATCCGTCTGTTCGAAGTGATTGCCGATTCGAGTCTCGATTGCAACATCTCCATCAAACTGACCCATCTCGGCCTCGGCTATGATGATAAACTTGCAGAAGACAATCTGTTCGCTCTGTTGGAGACGGCTAAAAGAATAGACAACTTCCTCCGCATCGACATGGAGAATTCGCCCTACACAGACATCACACTCTCCCTCTACGAAAAGTGCAAATCAAGATATGCCGGAGTTGGGCCAGTCCTTCAAGCATATCTTCATCGTAGTGAAACCGACCTCAAGCGATTGAACGGTGACAATTTCAATGTGCGAATCTGTAAGGGAATATACCGGGAGCCGGAAGAGTCGGCTTTTCACAACAGAGAAGAAATCAGGGAAAATTATATAAAGCTGGTTCAAGCCGGTCTTTTGGACGAAGCCTTTATCGGCATCGCCACTCACGATATCTATCTGATTGATACACTTGAGACATGGATCGAAAATCAAGCTATTTCCAAGGACAGCTACGAGTTCCAGGTACTCTACGGCGTCCCTATGGGAAACAGGCTTGAACAACTATTGGAGGATGGCCACAAGGTACGTTACTACATTCCCTTCGGGGATCAGTGGCACACTTATGCCATCAGACGATTCAAAGAAAATCCAAAGATTGCTTCATATATTGTCAGAAACTTTTTCAGGAAGTGA
- a CDS encoding exodeoxyribonuclease VII small subunit, producing the protein MTKKKSLKFEDSMKRLEKIVDQLEGDSASLEKSLKLFEEGMKLTEECRKMLEEAEEKIKNLLGEED; encoded by the coding sequence ATGACTAAAAAGAAATCTCTCAAGTTCGAAGATTCTATGAAACGTCTCGAAAAAATCGTTGATCAGTTGGAAGGTGACTCTGCCTCTCTGGAAAAAAGTCTTAAACTGTTTGAAGAAGGGATGAAGCTGACGGAAGAGTGTCGAAAAATGCTTGAAGAGGCAGAGGAAAAGATAAAGAATCTGCTTGGTGAGGAAGACTGA
- a CDS encoding NADH-quinone oxidoreductase subunit A has product MYRDFGTSFIFILIGIVLVAAPLFIQRILAPRNKTFDKMSTYECGEAVEGPAWVKFNIRFYVVALIFIIFDVEIVFLFPWAVVYKELGLFAFVEMLIFLGILSLGLAYVWRKGDLEWVKVSVPYGRGRYRKLTITEETPVPPPPAPQETEA; this is encoded by the coding sequence ATGTATAGAGATTTTGGAACCTCGTTCATTTTTATCTTGATTGGCATCGTTCTTGTTGCTGCACCCCTCTTTATTCAGAGGATTCTAGCACCCAGAAACAAAACCTTTGACAAGATGTCAACATACGAGTGCGGGGAAGCAGTAGAGGGCCCTGCCTGGGTCAAGTTCAATATCCGTTTTTATGTGGTAGCACTCATTTTTATCATCTTTGATGTGGAAATTGTTTTCCTTTTTCCGTGGGCCGTTGTCTACAAGGAATTGGGCCTATTTGCTTTTGTAGAGATGTTGATTTTTCTGGGAATACTTTCTCTGGGTCTAGCATATGTTTGGCGGAAAGGTGATTTGGAGTGGGTTAAGGTTTCTGTTCCATACGGCCGTGGCCGTTATCGAAAGCTTACCATTACAGAAGAAACACCTGTACCACCCCCTCCCGCGCCTCAGGAGACAGAGGCCTAG
- a CDS encoding NADH-quinone oxidoreductase subunit C → MDFVGIVESINAKFGKDFASIDEEVSEETVRITPEQWGQLAPFLREEPELFFDAMMCITGIDEGEDSENLAVVYNLHSMKHNHKLEVYVSTLKNDPKVPSVEQIWRIADWFEREVFDMYGIEFDGHRDLRRILLPSDWEGFPLRKDYEFPETWHGIVVNKMKEGWE, encoded by the coding sequence ATGGATTTTGTGGGGATTGTCGAAAGTATCAATGCGAAGTTCGGGAAGGACTTTGCATCCATTGATGAAGAAGTTTCAGAAGAAACTGTTAGAATAACGCCAGAGCAGTGGGGGCAACTAGCCCCGTTTCTTCGGGAAGAGCCGGAACTTTTCTTTGATGCCATGATGTGTATCACAGGCATTGATGAGGGGGAAGATAGTGAAAATCTGGCTGTCGTTTATAACCTCCACTCCATGAAGCACAATCACAAACTGGAGGTCTATGTTTCTACGTTAAAGAACGACCCAAAGGTTCCTTCAGTAGAGCAGATTTGGCGAATTGCCGACTGGTTCGAAAGGGAAGTTTTCGATATGTATGGTATAGAATTTGATGGGCATCGTGACTTGCGCAGAATTTTGCTTCCCAGCGACTGGGAGGGTTTTCCGCTTCGCAAAGATTATGAATTTCCTGAAACGTGGCACGGAATTGTTGTTAATAAGATGAAAGAGGGATGGGAATAG
- a CDS encoding NADH-quinone oxidoreductase subunit J yields the protein MTGTSFIFWIVALVTVASAAMVVFSKNLIYSAMALLFTLMGVAGLYVFLWADFIAVTQILIYVGGILVLIIFGIMLTHRITNVRLSHSSIQQGVGGAIVLVIFLGLTSMILKAPWYRATAVEPQETVRQIGRLLMIDYLLPFEVASVLLLAALMGAALLSRKVD from the coding sequence GTGACTGGTACGTCATTTATTTTTTGGATTGTTGCTTTAGTTACAGTTGCATCCGCCGCAATGGTGGTATTTTCAAAAAACCTCATTTATTCAGCTATGGCCCTACTGTTTACTCTTATGGGTGTTGCTGGGCTCTACGTCTTCCTATGGGCGGACTTTATCGCTGTGACTCAGATTCTCATTTACGTGGGGGGGATACTGGTGCTCATCATTTTCGGTATTATGCTCACTCATAGGATCACCAACGTCAGGCTGTCCCATTCCTCTATCCAGCAGGGTGTTGGGGGTGCCATCGTTTTGGTGATTTTTCTGGGGCTTACATCCATGATTCTTAAGGCACCGTGGTACAGGGCCACAGCTGTTGAGCCTCAGGAAACTGTCCGCCAGATAGGTCGGTTACTGATGATCGATTATCTGCTGCCGTTTGAAGTTGCCTCTGTCTTACTTCTTGCCGCACTTATGGGTGCTGCTCTTTTGTCCAGGAAGGTGGACTGA
- a CDS encoding CoA-binding protein, producing MNEPETIEQIFNMKTVAVVGMSPKPERPSHYVAMYLKTNGYKIIPVNPGQNNISGMVCYPDLQSIQEQVDVVDVFRRPEHTVPISEAAVEIGAKALWLQDGVINQEATKLAEDAGLLVVVNDCMLRRHRQLFGKL from the coding sequence ATGAACGAACCAGAAACCATCGAGCAAATCTTTAATATGAAAACTGTTGCTGTGGTAGGGATGAGTCCCAAACCGGAACGGCCCAGCCATTACGTAGCTATGTACCTTAAAACAAATGGTTATAAGATTATACCTGTGAACCCAGGCCAAAATAATATTTCTGGAATGGTCTGCTATCCAGATCTTCAATCCATTCAAGAGCAAGTAGACGTTGTGGATGTGTTCCGTAGACCGGAACATACGGTTCCCATTTCCGAAGCGGCGGTTGAGATCGGTGCCAAGGCCCTTTGGCTTCAGGATGGAGTTATCAATCAAGAAGCCACAAAACTAGCTGAAGATGCCGGCCTTTTGGTGGTGGTGAATGACTGCATGTTGCGCCGGCACAGACAACTTTTCGGGAAATTATAA
- a CDS encoding NADH-quinone oxidoreductase subunit D, protein MVLNIGPQHPSTHGVLRLKVHTDGEIITKIIPYIGYLHRCFEKHCENLTYEQAIPFTDRCDYIGSMNNNFGYAVAVEQLMEIKVPEKVEFMRVIVAEMNRISSHLLALGTFGLDVGAFTPFLYCFRDRERILDLFEMLCGARLLYNYIWVGGVSHDFPVGWVEKTYDFLDYFEPKINEYNELLTYNKIFIERSADIGVIPSDIAVSYGVTGPNLRGSGIRWDLRKDDPYSIYDRFDFDIPIGTGAMGSVGDCWDRYYVRVRELEECIKIIRQALDGMPRDGDVHATLPKKIRPKSGHVYSRTESPRGDLGYYIVSDGSDIPSRLKLRSPAFTALSCLDEIARGWMISDVIAILGSLDIVLGEIDR, encoded by the coding sequence ATGGTCCTCAATATCGGGCCGCAGCATCCAAGCACGCACGGGGTGCTTCGACTCAAGGTCCACACCGATGGTGAAATCATAACAAAGATCATACCCTACATAGGATATCTTCACAGGTGCTTTGAGAAGCATTGTGAAAACCTTACCTACGAGCAAGCGATTCCCTTTACAGACCGTTGTGATTACATCGGCTCCATGAACAACAATTTTGGTTATGCCGTTGCTGTGGAACAGTTAATGGAGATCAAAGTCCCGGAAAAGGTGGAGTTCATGCGGGTCATTGTAGCTGAAATGAACCGCATCTCCAGTCATTTGTTGGCCTTGGGCACTTTTGGACTTGATGTGGGCGCGTTTACTCCCTTCCTTTACTGTTTTCGTGATCGTGAAAGAATCCTTGATCTATTTGAGATGCTTTGTGGCGCCCGATTGCTTTACAACTACATTTGGGTGGGTGGTGTTTCTCATGATTTCCCTGTTGGGTGGGTGGAGAAGACATATGATTTTCTTGATTACTTTGAACCCAAGATCAACGAGTATAACGAACTTCTCACCTACAATAAAATTTTCATTGAGCGTTCAGCCGATATTGGCGTAATTCCATCCGATATTGCCGTGAGCTACGGTGTAACGGGTCCCAATCTGCGTGGCTCGGGGATACGATGGGATTTGAGAAAAGATGATCCTTACAGCATTTATGACCGTTTTGATTTTGACATTCCTATAGGTACTGGTGCAATGGGCTCCGTGGGTGATTGCTGGGATAGGTATTACGTTCGCGTCAGAGAGCTGGAAGAGTGTATAAAGATCATTCGTCAGGCTCTGGATGGAATGCCTCGTGATGGCGATGTTCATGCCACTTTACCAAAAAAGATTAGACCAAAATCGGGCCATGTTTACAGCAGGACTGAGAGTCCCCGCGGCGACCTCGGTTATTACATTGTCAGCGATGGAAGTGATATACCTTCCAGACTTAAACTGAGGTCACCGGCCTTTACAGCCTTAAGTTGCCTGGACGAAATTGCCCGAGGATGGATGATCTCTGATGTGATCGCTATTCTGGGTTCATTAGATATTGTACTGGGAGAGATCGATCGCTGA
- a CDS encoding NAD(+)/NADH kinase, with product MKVAFWGNTQKEVFWELLPELTSWLQERGQKVFFTTHIHKRLEDKSKFNYSIIEEADDFKNVDFVLAMGGDGTILSAARGVEHRGTPIFGVHLGGLGFLAEGTIENMYTRLESIIAGNYTTFPRILVEAVIEGDTNTTVTALNDLVIDAGEGFRLMKCSLFSEGHFITSYSADGLIIATPTGSTAYNLAAGGPIVAPWLSLFTVTPICPHTLSSRPIVLPAKNDLTITFLEEEPGARLTVDGQLEYSIPANGRVVVRKADYEVNMITFEDSDYYQTLRTKMGWGQNNSGHQS from the coding sequence ATGAAAGTTGCATTCTGGGGGAATACCCAAAAAGAAGTTTTCTGGGAGCTTCTCCCAGAGTTGACCTCTTGGCTTCAAGAGAGGGGACAGAAAGTATTTTTCACCACCCACATTCATAAACGGCTTGAGGACAAGTCAAAATTCAATTACAGCATCATAGAAGAAGCAGACGATTTCAAGAATGTGGATTTCGTTTTAGCCATGGGTGGTGATGGAACCATCCTGTCGGCTGCCCGGGGTGTTGAACATCGTGGCACCCCTATTTTTGGTGTCCATCTCGGCGGCCTCGGTTTCCTGGCGGAAGGGACAATTGAAAATATGTACACACGTCTGGAATCAATCATCGCCGGGAACTACACCACTTTCCCTAGGATTCTTGTTGAGGCAGTCATCGAAGGAGATACGAACACCACTGTCACGGCATTGAATGACCTTGTCATAGACGCCGGGGAGGGGTTTCGACTTATGAAATGCTCTCTTTTTTCGGAGGGGCATTTTATCACATCTTATTCTGCCGACGGGCTCATCATTGCCACGCCTACTGGTTCTACAGCTTACAATCTGGCGGCGGGTGGTCCCATAGTGGCGCCATGGCTATCCCTTTTCACCGTCACACCTATATGTCCTCATACACTCTCATCCCGTCCTATCGTATTGCCTGCTAAAAATGATCTCACTATAACCTTCCTTGAAGAGGAACCCGGTGCCCGCCTCACTGTAGATGGTCAGTTGGAGTATTCTATCCCAGCAAATGGTCGAGTGGTGGTCCGAAAGGCGGACTATGAGGTAAATATGATCACCTTTGAAGACAGTGACTATTACCAGACCCTAAGGACGAAAATGGGATGGGGTCAAAACAACAGCGGCCATCAATCATAG
- a CDS encoding 4Fe-4S dicluster domain-containing protein → MNYLSNIWETISSMFIGMKVTIGHMFKIRRGNVTLQYPVERWPQPDRHIGFREDSYNVIRSRLTVDMDDCIGCLKCERACPVDCIKIETEKVDKGADIPEANHRGVTSHGTQKRLLVTRFDIDMTECCYCNLCVYPCPEECIFMVGGPNSSKHEIDYEFSEYDRGDMIYRFAKVPTDVIQTYAETKDDKVEEAG, encoded by the coding sequence TTGAACTATCTATCTAATATCTGGGAAACAATTTCATCAATGTTTATAGGCATGAAGGTGACCATTGGGCACATGTTTAAGATCAGACGCGGAAATGTAACTCTTCAATATCCCGTAGAGCGCTGGCCCCAACCTGATCGTCACATCGGTTTCAGAGAAGACAGTTACAATGTGATTCGTTCCCGTCTCACCGTGGACATGGACGACTGCATCGGTTGTTTGAAGTGTGAACGTGCTTGTCCCGTTGACTGTATCAAGATTGAAACAGAAAAAGTTGATAAGGGTGCAGATATTCCAGAAGCTAATCACCGCGGTGTTACCTCACATGGAACCCAAAAAAGACTTCTTGTTACACGGTTTGATATCGATATGACTGAGTGTTGTTATTGCAACCTTTGCGTATACCCATGTCCTGAGGAATGTATTTTCATGGTGGGTGGGCCAAACTCAAGCAAGCATGAGATCGATTACGAATTTTCAGAATATGATCGTGGTGATATGATTTATCGTTTTGCGAAAGTTCCAACGGATGTTATCCAAACGTACGCAGAAACTAAAGATGATAAGGTGGAAGAGGCCGGATAA
- the xseA gene encoding exodeoxyribonuclease VII large subunit, producing MGSHFSLTAETVDGGQSDIFSVSQITAEIKALLDGAFPAVWVEGEISNFTHHFASGHMYFTLKDEKAELRAAMFRGYNEHLKFPVENGMMVLANGDISVYEARGQYQLLVRRMEPAGVGTLYLAFEALKKKLEGEGLFDESRKQSLPPYPFRIGIVTSGSGATIQDIRNVLSRRAPHLELILRPTLVQGNAAAEDIISAIGELEKIGDLDCIIVGRGGGSLEDLWAFNEEKVVRRIAAATVPIISAIGHETDLTLSDFSADLRAPTPSTAAELVSPALSDIRSGLDEVAWRLGEGLKNRVQSSWQQLDGQVSRYGFQQPRVLLERGTEYLNETAERLARNVRVILAMKNANHGSVSGRLSAVNPTAILERGYAIPYTLPDKRNLKSVRGVKKGDRFSLHLSDGKLESEVKKISKDRK from the coding sequence ATGGGTTCACATTTTTCATTGACTGCTGAAACTGTTGACGGCGGGCAGTCTGATATATTTTCCGTCTCCCAGATTACAGCAGAGATTAAGGCGTTGCTTGATGGGGCGTTTCCGGCTGTCTGGGTTGAAGGGGAAATTTCAAACTTTACCCATCATTTTGCTTCAGGGCATATGTACTTCACGCTGAAGGACGAAAAAGCCGAGCTGAGAGCAGCCATGTTCAGGGGATATAATGAACATCTGAAGTTCCCTGTGGAAAACGGAATGATGGTTTTGGCCAATGGGGATATTTCTGTTTATGAGGCAAGAGGTCAGTATCAGCTGCTGGTTAGACGCATGGAACCAGCAGGAGTGGGAACGCTTTATCTTGCCTTCGAGGCACTAAAAAAAAAGCTGGAAGGTGAGGGCCTTTTTGACGAAAGTCGTAAGCAATCGTTACCTCCTTACCCTTTCCGGATCGGCATTGTCACCTCTGGTTCAGGTGCGACAATTCAGGATATAAGGAATGTTCTATCGAGACGGGCACCTCATTTAGAACTGATCCTTCGCCCCACACTGGTCCAGGGTAACGCTGCAGCCGAGGATATTATTTCAGCAATTGGTGAATTAGAGAAGATAGGTGACCTTGATTGTATAATTGTGGGTCGAGGAGGCGGATCGTTGGAAGATCTATGGGCTTTCAATGAAGAGAAAGTGGTGAGGCGTATTGCTGCCGCCACTGTCCCAATCATCTCCGCTATTGGTCACGAGACTGATTTGACGCTGTCAGATTTTTCTGCTGACCTCAGGGCGCCCACGCCTTCAACTGCTGCCGAACTGGTGTCTCCAGCCTTAAGTGATATTAGAAGTGGCCTGGATGAAGTTGCTTGGAGACTGGGGGAAGGTCTGAAAAATAGAGTCCAATCCTCGTGGCAGCAGCTTGACGGACAGGTTTCTCGCTACGGTTTTCAGCAACCGAGAGTTCTACTGGAGCGCGGAACTGAGTATTTGAATGAGACGGCAGAGCGTCTCGCCCGGAATGTGCGGGTGATCCTGGCTATGAAAAATGCTAACCACGGTTCTGTTAGTGGAAGACTTTCTGCTGTAAACCCAACGGCCATTCTCGAAAGAGGTTATGCGATTCCATATACCCTTCCAGATAAAAGGAATCTAAAGAGTGTTAGAGGCGTCAAAAAGGGAGATCGGTTTTCTCTTCATCTTTCCGATGGAAAATTGGAAAGTGAAGTGAAGAAAATCAGTAAAGACAGGAAGTAA
- the nuoK gene encoding NADH-quinone oxidoreductase subunit NuoK produces the protein MMVDLNSYLVIGALLFSLGLFGVITRRNGVAVLMGVELILNAANVNFIAFARFGGMDFSGHVFALFVIVMAAAEAAVALAIILNIFNNMGTINIDEADQLKQ, from the coding sequence CTGATGGTGGATCTCAACAGTTATCTGGTTATCGGCGCCCTGCTTTTCTCACTGGGGCTTTTTGGTGTCATTACACGACGGAATGGTGTGGCGGTGCTTATGGGAGTGGAATTGATCCTTAACGCGGCCAATGTCAATTTTATAGCCTTTGCCCGGTTTGGCGGTATGGATTTTTCCGGCCATGTCTTTGCTCTGTTTGTCATCGTTATGGCGGCGGCGGAAGCGGCGGTGGCCCTGGCCATCATTTTGAATATTTTTAACAACATGGGAACCATCAACATTGATGAAGCCGATCAGCTGAAACAGTAG
- a CDS encoding aminotransferase class V-fold PLP-dependent enzyme: protein MTPEEFRKAGREVIDWIADYYEKVGEFPVMSQAAPGEVRSKLPPHPPVKGESFKDVMKDVEDIILPGISHWQSPNFYAFFPANASGPAILGDLLSSGFGVNGMLWATSPACTELETHIMDWLVEMLDLPKKFLSSSDGGGVIHDTASSATLCALLAGRERATDYGSNKSGVKSELTVYTSNQAHSSLEKAVKIAGLGKDNLRLIEVDETFAMKSETLSATIEEDLKNGKKPAFVCATSGTTSSTAFDPLPQIGRICKEKNIWLHVDAAMTGTAALCPEFRWVHEGLEMADSYCFNPHKWMLTNFDCDAFFVSNRKALLTTLSILPEYLKNKPSKSDAVIDYRDWQIPLGRRFRALKLWFVIRHYGLKGLKAHVRKGVELGQLFKSFVEKDDRFEIMAPAPLNLVCFRAKTSDEINEAILFKLNSSGKMYLTHTKLNNKYTLRLCVGSPLTEQSNIESTWHRITETYENEK, encoded by the coding sequence ATGACGCCGGAGGAGTTTCGAAAGGCGGGCCGAGAGGTCATCGACTGGATTGCCGACTATTATGAAAAGGTTGGCGAGTTTCCTGTTATGTCCCAAGCTGCCCCAGGCGAAGTTCGAAGCAAGCTTCCACCTCATCCTCCTGTTAAGGGAGAGTCCTTCAAAGATGTAATGAAGGATGTTGAGGACATCATACTCCCCGGCATCAGTCACTGGCAGTCCCCTAACTTTTATGCCTTTTTTCCTGCCAATGCTTCAGGTCCAGCCATTTTGGGCGATCTGCTGTCCTCGGGCTTCGGTGTCAACGGCATGCTGTGGGCCACCTCCCCTGCCTGCACTGAACTGGAAACACATATAATGGACTGGTTGGTGGAGATGCTGGATTTGCCGAAAAAATTTCTCTCTTCCTCAGATGGCGGCGGTGTGATACACGATACAGCCTCCAGTGCCACTCTTTGCGCCCTTTTGGCGGGTCGAGAGCGGGCAACGGATTATGGGAGTAATAAGTCCGGTGTAAAAAGTGAACTGACAGTTTACACTTCCAATCAGGCTCACTCATCCTTAGAGAAAGCTGTAAAAATTGCAGGCTTGGGAAAAGATAACCTGAGGCTTATAGAAGTAGATGAAACTTTCGCCATGAAGAGTGAGACATTGTCCGCGACAATAGAGGAAGACCTAAAGAACGGGAAAAAACCGGCCTTTGTTTGTGCTACTTCCGGAACCACTTCATCTACTGCCTTTGATCCGCTGCCTCAGATAGGGAGAATCTGTAAAGAAAAAAATATCTGGCTCCATGTGGATGCGGCTATGACAGGAACAGCGGCACTGTGCCCAGAGTTTCGCTGGGTTCATGAGGGGTTGGAAATGGCGGACAGTTACTGCTTTAATCCCCACAAATGGATGCTGACAAATTTTGATTGCGACGCTTTCTTTGTTTCCAATAGAAAAGCACTATTGACCACGCTTTCCATCCTACCTGAGTATCTGAAAAACAAACCAAGCAAATCCGATGCTGTCATCGATTATCGCGACTGGCAGATTCCGCTGGGTCGGCGGTTCCGGGCGTTAAAGCTTTGGTTTGTTATTAGACACTACGGCCTAAAAGGACTTAAAGCACATGTGCGAAAAGGTGTAGAACTTGGGCAACTCTTCAAATCTTTTGTTGAGAAAGATGATCGGTTTGAAATTATGGCTCCAGCACCCTTGAATCTGGTTTGTTTCCGGGCAAAAACCAGCGATGAGATCAATGAGGCGATTCTCTTTAAGCTGAACAGCAGTGGTAAAATGTATCTCACACACACCAAACTGAATAACAAGTACACACTAAGGCTTTGTGTGGGTTCTCCCCTTACAGAGCAAAGCAACATAGAATCCACTTGGCACCGAATAACGGAAACATATGAAAATGAAAAATAG
- a CDS encoding SDR family oxidoreductase, with the protein MNIDYRGKTVLVTGSSSGIGRAIAQAFAESSATVAVHYHSNENGGRETLESLNGKDHMLVQGDISLPHEASRIVEEVITGMDRMDILVNNAALIEQFNFDDLSYEEWVAIWDRTLGTNLVGHTNVSFCAIQQMKKRGGGKIVNISSRGAFRGEPTAPAYGASKAGINSFGQSMAQALIKHNIFIYTLAPGYVETERVSPILEGPEGNSIKNQSPFGRVAKPEEVARAAVLLASEGTDFMTGCIVDINGASYLRT; encoded by the coding sequence ATGAATATCGATTACAGAGGGAAAACAGTTCTTGTTACAGGCTCATCCAGCGGGATTGGGAGAGCCATCGCTCAGGCTTTCGCCGAGTCAAGCGCCACTGTTGCAGTGCATTATCACAGCAACGAGAATGGCGGAAGAGAAACTCTGGAAAGTCTAAATGGAAAAGATCATATGCTGGTCCAGGGTGATATTTCTTTACCTCACGAAGCAAGCCGAATCGTTGAAGAGGTCATTACCGGTATGGACCGTATGGATATCCTTGTGAACAATGCTGCTTTAATTGAACAGTTCAACTTTGACGATTTATCTTATGAGGAGTGGGTAGCCATTTGGGATCGCACGCTTGGTACAAATCTTGTGGGTCACACCAATGTTTCATTCTGTGCCATCCAACAAATGAAAAAACGTGGGGGTGGAAAAATTGTCAATATTTCTTCCCGAGGCGCTTTTAGAGGTGAACCCACTGCTCCTGCTTACGGCGCCAGCAAGGCAGGTATCAACTCTTTCGGCCAATCCATGGCCCAGGCACTTATCAAACACAACATTTTTATCTATACACTAGCGCCGGGGTATGTAGAAACTGAGCGGGTATCCCCAATCTTAGAAGGCCCAGAAGGAAATTCAATAAAGAATCAGAGTCCCTTTGGACGAGTGGCCAAGCCAGAAGAGGTGGCTCGGGCAGCGGTCCTACTAGCGTCTGAGGGAACTGATTTCATGACAGGGTGTATCGTTGATATAAACGGCGCTTCTTACTTGCGGACCTGA